The proteins below are encoded in one region of Engystomops pustulosus chromosome 8, aEngPut4.maternal, whole genome shotgun sequence:
- the LOC140076268 gene encoding serine protease 27-like, with the protein MAGSRGITLLGAVACVLLARSTAASNDLNRIYGGTNSKEGEWPWQVSVQGNGSHFCGGSVISNQWVLSAAHCFDGNTDPTFIRVVLGMYQLDNPTSYEISSTVEQIILHPDFVKIGDKGDIALMKLSSPVNYNQYIQAIRLPDEASSFPCGYFCWTTGWGATENGSSPTNGILQKVSVPLMNYKTCDQMYHVSSAENASTVLVHDYEICAGYVDGKKDSCPGDSGGPLACNIQGAWYQAGVVSWGEGCGTPLRPGVYSLLPVYQRWIQQYVPNLEFAKIPNVPTTREGCLNFISDPAPSQLWAGRGTWTIMGLSAMLCAWWSGSGTLVI; encoded by the exons ATGGCCGGATCCCGAGGGATAACTCTGCTGGGCGCAG TGGCTTGTGTCCTCCTCGCCCGCTCCACAGCCGCCTCCAATGACCTAAACAGAATTTATGGAGGCACCAACTCCAAAGAAGGAGAGTGGCCCTGGCAAGTCAGCGTACAAGGCAACGGCTCCCATTTTTGTGGGGGGTCGGTCATCTCCAATCAGTGGGTGTTGTCTGCTGCTCATTGTTTCGATGG GAATACAGACCCCACCTTCATTAGAGTGGTCCTTGGCATGTACCAGCTGGACAATCCCACTTCTTATGAGATTTCTTCCACCGTGGAGCAGATTATTCTTCATCCTGACTTTGTGAAGATTGGAGATAAAGGTGACATTGCTCTAATGAAGTTGTCTAGTCCTGTCaactacaaccaatacatccaagCCATCCGCCTTCCAGATGAGGCGTCCTCCTTCCCTTGTGGCTATTTCTGCTGGACCACGGGCTGGGGAGCCACGGAGAATGGAT CTTCTCCTACCAATGGGATCCTCCAGAAAGTTTCTGTTCCTCTGATGAACTATAAGACATGTGACCAGATGTATCACGTATCATCCGCAGAAAACGCCAGTACAGTTTTGGTCCATGACTATGAGATTTGTGCTGGATACGTTGACGGTAAAAAGGATTCTTGTCCA GGTGACTCTGGAGGACCTCTTGCATGTAATATCCAAGGTGCCTGGTACCAGGCTGGTGTTGTAAGTTGGGGTGAAGGCTGTGGTACCCCACTGCGTCCTGGAGTCTATTCTCTTCTACCGGTCTATCAGCGCTGGATCCAGCAGTATGTGCCCAATTTGGAGTTTGCGAAAATACCAAATGTTCCCACCACAAGAGAGGGATGTTTGAACTTTATTTCTGACCCCG CACCTTCTCAGCTCTGGGCAGGACGAGGAACCTGGACCATAATGGGTCTTTCTGCAATGCTCTGCGCCTGGTGGTCTGGCTCCGGAACACTTGTCATTT GA